The nucleotide sequence CCTGCCCGCCCTGGAGCACCTCGAACTGTGGCTCGGCGACTCCCAGTACGGCGCCGACACCAAGGTGTCCGACCTGGAGCCCGTCCTCTCGGGCACCCGGCTGCCCGGACTGCGCCACCTGGGCCTGCGCAACAGCGAGATCCAGGACGAGATAGCCGCCGCCGTCGCCTCGGCGCCGGTCGTGGCCCGGCTGCACACGCTGGACCTCTCCATGGGCACCCTGGGCGACGAGGGCGCGGCCGCACTGCTCGCCGGTCAGCCGCTCACCCACCTGCGCTCGCTCGACCTGCACCACCACTACATCACCGAGCCCCTCCAGCAGCGCCTCCGGGAGACACTCGAACCGGCGGGCGTCCGGCTGGACCTCGACCCGGACGACGCCGACTCGTACGAGAACGAGGACGGCACAGTGGAGCGCTTCGTCGCCATCGGCGAGTGAGGTCCCGTCCATGAACCGGTGTTTCGCGGTGGTCGGCAACCCCGCCGGCCGCAGGGTCACCCTGTTCGCCGCGGCGGTCCGGGCCGCCGGCCTGCCCGCGCCCCGCGTGGTGCCCTGGCTGGAGGTGCTGCGCGCGGGCGGGGCCGGCTTCGGCCCGGAGGAGATCGTCCGCGTGGACTCGCCCGGCGAGGACCCCGAGGTCGACCTCCTCCTGCGCGGCGTGGCCGACCCGACCCGCGTGGAGGGCACGGCCCGCTGGTACGAGCGCTTCACGGCGGCCCTGGGCACCCTGCGCGGCGGCATCCGCCTGGACGGCGCCGAGGACGTGGCGGTCATGTTCGACAAGCGCCGCTGCCACGGACTCCTCGCCGCGGCGGGCGTACCGGTGCCGGAGTCGCCCACCTCCGGCGCGGCCGGCGCCCCGGTGCGTGGCTGGGACGACGTGCGGGCGCTGATGCGCGAGCACCGGATGCCCCGGCTGTTCGTCAAGCCCGCGCACGGCTCGTCGGCCTCCGGCGTGCTCGCCGTCGACTCGGCGGGCGGGGGCCGGATCAGGGCCACGACCTCCGTCGAACTCGACCCCGACGGATGGCTGTTCAACTCCCTCAAGGTGCGCCGCTACGGGCGGGAGCGGGACATCGCCGCCATCGTGGACACCCTCGCCCCGGACGGGCTGCACCTGGAGCGCTGGGTGCCCAAGGCGTCCCAGGACGGCCGCGCCGCCGACCTCAGGGTGGTCGTGGTGGACGGCCGTGCCACCCACGCCGTGGTCCGCACCAGCGCCGGACCGCTCACCAACCTCCACCTCGGCGGCCGCCGGGGCGACCTTGCCGGGGCCCGGCAGGCGGCCGAGAGCGCGGGGCTGCGCTGGCCGGAGGTGCTCGGGATCTGCGAGCGGGCCGCGGCCTGCTTCCCGGACACCCTCTGCGTCGGCGTCGACCTGCTGCCCGCCGTCGGCTGGCGCCGCGCCTTCGTCGGCGAGGTCAACGCCTTCGGCGATCTGCTGCCCCGGCTCACCGGCCTGCCCGGCAGCGGCGCCGAGGGCCTCGACACCTACGCGGCGCAGGTCGCCGCCGCCCTGCGCCGGGCCCCGCGCACCGCGAGGCCCGGCCCGCACCACCCGCACAGAACAGGAACCACCCATGTCAGCGCCTGACCCGGCCACCGCCCGCCTGCCCGAAGTGGCCCCCGGCGTACCGGACATGAACCGGATCGTCGGCAGCCACGACATCCTGCTGGTCACCCTCGACACGCTCCGCTTCGACGTGGCCGCCGAACTCGCCGAGGCCGGCCGCATCCCGAACCTCGCCCGCCATCTGCCCGCCGGCCGCTGGGAGAAGCGGCACGCGCCCGGCAGCTTCACCTACGCCTCCCACCAGGCCATCTTCGCGGGCTTCCTGCCCACCCCGGCCGAACCCGGCCGCCACCCGCGCCTGTTCGCCGCCGACTTCGCGGGCAGCGAGACCACGGCCGACGGCACGTACGTCTACGACACCCCCGACCTGGTCTCCGGCCTCGCCGAGGCGGGCTACCGCACGGCGTGCGTCGGGGGAGTGGGCTTCTTCAACAAGCAGGGCGCGCTCGGCTCGGTACTGCCCGGACTCTTCGAGGAGTCGCACTGGGAGCCGGACTTCGGGGTCGCCTCCCCGACCTCATTCGAGTCCCAGGTGGCCCGCGCCGAGGAGATCGCCGCCCGGACGGCACCGGAACAGCCGCTGTTCCTCTTCGTCAACGTCTCCGCGCTGCACCAGCCCAACTGGTTCCATCTGCCCGGCGCGAGCAGGGCGGACGGCGACTCCCGCGCCACCCACGCCGCCGCGCTGGAGTACGTGGACCGGCACATCGGCCGCCTCTTCACCGCCATGAGCAGCCGCCGCCCCTGCCTCGCCATCGTCTGCTCCGACCACGGCACCGCCTACGGCGACGACGGCTGGAGCGGCCACCGCATCGGCCACGAGTCGGTGTGGACCGTGCCCTACGCCCACTTCCTGCTCGAAGAGGGGGCCACCCGATGACTCCGGCCACCGCGGCCGCCCCGGCCCCGTACCAGAGCTATGTGTACGCCTACCCGCACAAGACCGCGTACCGGAAGCTCACCGACCGGCCGCGGCTGAGCGAGCTGTGGGCGGGCGAGCCCAAGGACGCGCTCTCGCTCTATCTGCACATCCCGTTCTGCGAGGTCCGCTGCGGGTTCTGCAACCTGTTCACCCGCATCAGCGCCCCGGACGGTCTCACCGGCGCCTATCTCGACGCGCTGGAGCGACAGGCGGGCGCCGTGCGGGAGGCGCTGGGGGAGCGGGAGCCGGTCCGGTTCGCCACCGCGGCCTTCGGCGGCGGTACCCCCACCTTCCTCACGGCCGCCGAACTGACCCGGCTCTGCGACATCGCCGAGCACCGCATGGGCGCCGACCTGCGCGCCGTCCCGCTCTCCGTGGAGGCGTCCCCGGCCACGGCCACCGCCGACCGGCTCGAAGTCCTCGCCGAGCGCGGTGCCACCCGCCTCAGCCTCGGCGTGCAGAGCTTCGACGACACCGAGGCGCGGGCCGCCGTACGCCCGCAGCGCCGCGCCGACGTGGAGGCGGCGCTCGGCCGGGTCCGGGACGCGGGGATACCCGTGCTCAACATCGACCTGATCTACGGCATCGACGGCCAGAGCGAGCACACCTGGCTGCGCTCGCTGGACGCCGCCCTGGCCTGGCGGCCCGAGGAGCTGTACCTCTACCCGCTCTACATACGCCCGCTCACCGGCCTCGGACGCCGCGCCGGCACGGCCGACCCGGAGTGGGACGAGCAGCGGCTGCGCCTGTACCGCGCCGGACGCGACCATCTCCTCGCGCACGGCTACGAGCAGCGGTCCATGCGCATGTTCCGCCGTGCCGACGCCCCGGCCGAGGGCGCGGAGGACTACGCCTGCCAGACCGACGGCATGATCGGCCTGGGCTGCGGAGCCCGGTCCTACACCTCGGCGCTGCACTACTCCTTCGACTACGCCGTCGGCATGCACGAGATCCGCTCGATCATCGACGACTACTGCGCCCGCCCCGCCGCCGACTTCGCGCACGCCGAGTACGGGCGCAGGATGACCGGTGACGAGGCGCGCCGCCGTCATCTGCTCCAGTCGCTGCTCCAGGCGGACGGGCTGGCGGGCGACGACTACCGCGCCCGGTTCGGCGGCCGTACCCCGGCCGGTGACTTCCCGGCCGAGCTGGAGCGGTTCGCCGAGCGCGGCTGGCTGGAGCCGGGCCAGGACCCGGTGCTGCGCCTGAGTCCGGAGGGGCTGGCCCACTCCGACGCCCTCGGCCCCGAGCTGTTCTCCCCCGCCGTGCGGGCCGCGATGGCCGCCTACGAGCGCAAGTGAGGCGGCCGTCATGGACCTGACCCTGCTGTACCGGGGCCCGCTGGCCTCCTGCGACTACGACTGTCCGTACTGCCCGTTCGCCAAGCGCCGCGACAGCCGGGAACAGTTGCGTGCCGACCGGGCGAGCCTGGAGCGGTTCGCCGCCTGGGCGGCCGCCCGCACCGAGGACCGGCTCTCGCTGCTGTTCACGCCCTGGGGCGAGGGCCTGGTGCGCTCCTGGTACC is from Streptomyces seoulensis and encodes:
- a CDS encoding STM4014 family protein; this encodes MNRCFAVVGNPAGRRVTLFAAAVRAAGLPAPRVVPWLEVLRAGGAGFGPEEIVRVDSPGEDPEVDLLLRGVADPTRVEGTARWYERFTAALGTLRGGIRLDGAEDVAVMFDKRRCHGLLAAAGVPVPESPTSGAAGAPVRGWDDVRALMREHRMPRLFVKPAHGSSASGVLAVDSAGGGRIRATTSVELDPDGWLFNSLKVRRYGRERDIAAIVDTLAPDGLHLERWVPKASQDGRAADLRVVVVDGRATHAVVRTSAGPLTNLHLGGRRGDLAGARQAAESAGLRWPEVLGICERAAACFPDTLCVGVDLLPAVGWRRAFVGEVNAFGDLLPRLTGLPGSGAEGLDTYAAQVAAALRRAPRTARPGPHHPHRTGTTHVSA
- a CDS encoding STM4013/SEN3800 family hydrolase, with product MNRIVGSHDILLVTLDTLRFDVAAELAEAGRIPNLARHLPAGRWEKRHAPGSFTYASHQAIFAGFLPTPAEPGRHPRLFAADFAGSETTADGTYVYDTPDLVSGLAEAGYRTACVGGVGFFNKQGALGSVLPGLFEESHWEPDFGVASPTSFESQVARAEEIAARTAPEQPLFLFVNVSALHQPNWFHLPGASRADGDSRATHAAALEYVDRHIGRLFTAMSSRRPCLAIVCSDHGTAYGDDGWSGHRIGHESVWTVPYAHFLLEEGATR
- a CDS encoding STM4012 family radical SAM protein, whose amino-acid sequence is MTPATAAAPAPYQSYVYAYPHKTAYRKLTDRPRLSELWAGEPKDALSLYLHIPFCEVRCGFCNLFTRISAPDGLTGAYLDALERQAGAVREALGEREPVRFATAAFGGGTPTFLTAAELTRLCDIAEHRMGADLRAVPLSVEASPATATADRLEVLAERGATRLSLGVQSFDDTEARAAVRPQRRADVEAALGRVRDAGIPVLNIDLIYGIDGQSEHTWLRSLDAALAWRPEELYLYPLYIRPLTGLGRRAGTADPEWDEQRLRLYRAGRDHLLAHGYEQRSMRMFRRADAPAEGAEDYACQTDGMIGLGCGARSYTSALHYSFDYAVGMHEIRSIIDDYCARPAADFAHAEYGRRMTGDEARRRHLLQSLLQADGLAGDDYRARFGGRTPAGDFPAELERFAERGWLEPGQDPVLRLSPEGLAHSDALGPELFSPAVRAAMAAYERK